In Prunus dulcis chromosome 2, ALMONDv2, whole genome shotgun sequence, a single genomic region encodes these proteins:
- the LOC117618723 gene encoding probable pectinesterase/pectinesterase inhibitor 51 isoform X2: MASFLFLPLLSLTLFLSLTSAARNLQPRRHVTVPVPLIQQVCKATRFPDTCQASLAGLVTDPNTTPIQAIQSAIQVSTDSLHTAQKMVKAILDSSAGNQNRTTAANNCLDDLGNSQYRISLTTDGLSRGSIKNARASMSAALLYQYGCWSGLKYANDTQMVNETMSFLDSLVGKSSNALSMMFSYDNFGNDTKLWAPPKTEREGFWERVEGRGSGQGVRGGVPSNLTADVTVCKEKYEKCYRTVQRAVNAAPDNAGEKKFVIRIKAGVYGEIVRVPLEKRNVVFLGDGIGKTVITGSLNVGMPGISTYNSATVGVLGDGFMASGLTIQNTAGPDVHQAVAFRSDSDLSVIENCEFLGNQDTLYAHGNRQFYKSCNIQGNVDFIFGNSAAVFQDCNILIRPRQLNPENGESSTVTAHGRTDPAQSTGFVFQNCLINGTEEFMKLYQNNPEVHKSYLGRPWKEYSRTVFINCTMEALLSPDGWMTWSEDFALSTLFYGEFGNSGAGSDFSKRAPFSSKIPSEHVNAYSVQNFIQGNEWIST; the protein is encoded by the exons ATGGcctccttcctcttcctccctctcctctccctcacgctcttcctctctctcaccTCCGCCGCCCGCAACCTTCAACCCCGCAGGCACGTCACCGTCCCCGTCCCTCTGATCCAGCAAGTCTGCAAAGCCACGCGATTTCCTGACACTTGTCAGGCCTCCTTAGCCGGGCTCGTCACTGACCCAAACACCACCCCAATTCAAGCCATCCAATCCGCCATCCAGGTCTCCACCGATAGCCTCCACACGGCGCAGAAGATGGTGAAGGCTATCCTAGACTCGTCTGCAGGCAACCAAAACCGCACCACCGCTGCTAACAATTGCCTCGACGACCTCGGGAACTCCCAGTACCGCATTTCTCTCACCACCGACGGCCTGTCACGTGGAAGCATTAAAAACGCACGTGCCTCGATGAGCGCCGCGCTGCTGTACCAATACGGCTGCTGGTCGGGCCTCAAGTACGCCAACGACACCCAGATGGTCAACGAGACCATGTCTTTTCTCGACTCGCTGGTCGGAAAGTCCAGCAACGCCCTCAGCATGATGTTCTCGTACGACAACTTCGGAAACGACACCAAGTTGTGGGCCCCGCCCAAGACCGAGCGCGAAGGGTTCTGGGAGCGGGTCGAGGGCAGAGGGTCAGGCCAGGGGGTTCGGGGAGGAGTGCCGTCGAATTTAACGGCGGACGTGACGGTGTGCAAGGAGAAGTATGAGAAATGCTACAGGACGGTTCAGAGGGCCGTGAACGCCGCACCGGATAATGCGGGAGAGAAGAAGTTCGTGATCCGCATAAAGGCTGGGGTGTACGGCGAGATTGTGAGGGTGCCCTTAGAGAAGCGGAACGTGGTGTTTTTGGGTGACGGGAttggcaaaacggtaattacAGGGTCGTTGAATGTGGGCATGCCTGGAATCTCCACGTACAATTCTGCCACAGTCG GTGTTCTTGGAGATGGGTTCATGGCCAGTGGTCTCACAATCCAGAACACAGCAGGTCCTGATGTCCACCAAGCAGTAGCCTTTAGATCAGACAGTGATCTCTCTGTGATTGAGAACTGTGAATTCTTAGGCAACCAGGACACTCTCTACGCACACGGAAACCGCCAGTTCTACAAGTCATGCAACATCCAAGGCAACGTCGATTTCATCTTCGGAAACTCAGCTGCAGTTTTCCAAGACTGCAACATCCTCATCCGCCCTCGACAACTAAACCCCGAGAACGGCGAAAGTAGCACCGTCACAGCTCACGGCAGAACAGACCCTGCACAATCAACTGGTTTCGTATTTCAGAACTGCTTGATCAATGGCACCGAAGAGTTCATGAAGCTGTATCAAAACAACCCCGAAGTGCACAAGAGCTACTTGGGGAGGCCATGGAAGGAGTATTCAAGGACAGTTTTTATAAACTGTACTATGGAAGCTCTTCTTTCCCCAGATGGGTGGATGACATGGAGTGAGGATTTTGCTTTGAGCACCCTTTTTTATGGGGAGTTTGGTAATTCTGGAGCTGGTTCTGATTTTTCCAAGAGAGCGCCCTTTAGTAGCAAGATCCCATCTGAGCATGTTAATGCATATTCTGTGCAGAATTTTATTCAGGGAAATGAGTGGATTTCaacatga
- the LOC117618723 gene encoding probable pectinesterase/pectinesterase inhibitor 51 isoform X1 yields MMILYFLLLISMASFLFLPLLSLTLFLSLTSAARNLQPRRHVTVPVPLIQQVCKATRFPDTCQASLAGLVTDPNTTPIQAIQSAIQVSTDSLHTAQKMVKAILDSSAGNQNRTTAANNCLDDLGNSQYRISLTTDGLSRGSIKNARASMSAALLYQYGCWSGLKYANDTQMVNETMSFLDSLVGKSSNALSMMFSYDNFGNDTKLWAPPKTEREGFWERVEGRGSGQGVRGGVPSNLTADVTVCKEKYEKCYRTVQRAVNAAPDNAGEKKFVIRIKAGVYGEIVRVPLEKRNVVFLGDGIGKTVITGSLNVGMPGISTYNSATVGVLGDGFMASGLTIQNTAGPDVHQAVAFRSDSDLSVIENCEFLGNQDTLYAHGNRQFYKSCNIQGNVDFIFGNSAAVFQDCNILIRPRQLNPENGESSTVTAHGRTDPAQSTGFVFQNCLINGTEEFMKLYQNNPEVHKSYLGRPWKEYSRTVFINCTMEALLSPDGWMTWSEDFALSTLFYGEFGNSGAGSDFSKRAPFSSKIPSEHVNAYSVQNFIQGNEWIST; encoded by the exons ATGATGATCTTATAT TTCCTCTTGCTCATATCCATGGcctccttcctcttcctccctctcctctccctcacgctcttcctctctctcaccTCCGCCGCCCGCAACCTTCAACCCCGCAGGCACGTCACCGTCCCCGTCCCTCTGATCCAGCAAGTCTGCAAAGCCACGCGATTTCCTGACACTTGTCAGGCCTCCTTAGCCGGGCTCGTCACTGACCCAAACACCACCCCAATTCAAGCCATCCAATCCGCCATCCAGGTCTCCACCGATAGCCTCCACACGGCGCAGAAGATGGTGAAGGCTATCCTAGACTCGTCTGCAGGCAACCAAAACCGCACCACCGCTGCTAACAATTGCCTCGACGACCTCGGGAACTCCCAGTACCGCATTTCTCTCACCACCGACGGCCTGTCACGTGGAAGCATTAAAAACGCACGTGCCTCGATGAGCGCCGCGCTGCTGTACCAATACGGCTGCTGGTCGGGCCTCAAGTACGCCAACGACACCCAGATGGTCAACGAGACCATGTCTTTTCTCGACTCGCTGGTCGGAAAGTCCAGCAACGCCCTCAGCATGATGTTCTCGTACGACAACTTCGGAAACGACACCAAGTTGTGGGCCCCGCCCAAGACCGAGCGCGAAGGGTTCTGGGAGCGGGTCGAGGGCAGAGGGTCAGGCCAGGGGGTTCGGGGAGGAGTGCCGTCGAATTTAACGGCGGACGTGACGGTGTGCAAGGAGAAGTATGAGAAATGCTACAGGACGGTTCAGAGGGCCGTGAACGCCGCACCGGATAATGCGGGAGAGAAGAAGTTCGTGATCCGCATAAAGGCTGGGGTGTACGGCGAGATTGTGAGGGTGCCCTTAGAGAAGCGGAACGTGGTGTTTTTGGGTGACGGGAttggcaaaacggtaattacAGGGTCGTTGAATGTGGGCATGCCTGGAATCTCCACGTACAATTCTGCCACAGTCG GTGTTCTTGGAGATGGGTTCATGGCCAGTGGTCTCACAATCCAGAACACAGCAGGTCCTGATGTCCACCAAGCAGTAGCCTTTAGATCAGACAGTGATCTCTCTGTGATTGAGAACTGTGAATTCTTAGGCAACCAGGACACTCTCTACGCACACGGAAACCGCCAGTTCTACAAGTCATGCAACATCCAAGGCAACGTCGATTTCATCTTCGGAAACTCAGCTGCAGTTTTCCAAGACTGCAACATCCTCATCCGCCCTCGACAACTAAACCCCGAGAACGGCGAAAGTAGCACCGTCACAGCTCACGGCAGAACAGACCCTGCACAATCAACTGGTTTCGTATTTCAGAACTGCTTGATCAATGGCACCGAAGAGTTCATGAAGCTGTATCAAAACAACCCCGAAGTGCACAAGAGCTACTTGGGGAGGCCATGGAAGGAGTATTCAAGGACAGTTTTTATAAACTGTACTATGGAAGCTCTTCTTTCCCCAGATGGGTGGATGACATGGAGTGAGGATTTTGCTTTGAGCACCCTTTTTTATGGGGAGTTTGGTAATTCTGGAGCTGGTTCTGATTTTTCCAAGAGAGCGCCCTTTAGTAGCAAGATCCCATCTGAGCATGTTAATGCATATTCTGTGCAGAATTTTATTCAGGGAAATGAGTGGATTTCaacatga
- the LOC117618724 gene encoding SKP1-like protein 11, translating to MASDEMKKITLKSEDNQTFEVEVAVAMQSLTIKHMVEDDCANDAIPLSNVTSSALAKVIEYCKKHHEEDADVKNKESLKSWDAEFVKVDLSKLFDLILAANYLDIKSLLDLTCQTVADMSKDKKPEEIRVIFNIENDFTPEEEKEIRKENEWAFE from the coding sequence ATGGCCTCCGAcgagatgaagaagataacCCTAAAGAGCGAAGACAACCAGACCTTTGAGGTGGAGGTGGCTGTGGCCATGCAGTCACTAACCATCAAGCACATGGTGGAGGACGACTGTGCCAACGACGCGATACCTCTGTCAAATGTGACCAGCAGCGCCCTAGCGAAGGTGATCGAGTACTGCAAGAAGCACCATGAAGAGGATGCCGATGTCAAGAACAAAGAGAGTCTCAAGAGCTGGGACGCTGAATTCGTGAAGGTGGACCTAAGCAAGCTTTTTGACTTAATCTTGGCTGCAAACTATCTGGACATCAAGAGCCTACTGGATTTGACTTGCCAGACTGTGGCGGACATGAGCAAGGACAAGAAACCTGAAGAGATCCGTGTGATCTTCAACATCGAGAATGATTTTACTCctgaggaagaaaaagagattcGTAAAGAGAACGAGTGGGCATTCGAGTGA